A window of Myxococcales bacterium contains these coding sequences:
- a CDS encoding TIGR00730 family Rossman fold protein: MDRRGKDTWTVFKIMGEFVEGFETLHDCWPSVSVFGGARVRRGNPIYGQAVEIGRALSHAGFTVITGGGPGVMEAANRGAQQGPHDSVGLNIRLPFEQKPNPYTDKLVNFNYFFARKVMFVKYACGIVGMPGGFGTMDEIFEALTLVQTKKIQRMPVVLFGKDYWSGLINWMEDRMLADRMIAKSDLKLFTVTDDCEEVINVMLRHLKLLRRRGELETSADRETP; encoded by the coding sequence ATGGACCGACGCGGAAAAGATACCTGGACAGTCTTCAAGATCATGGGGGAATTCGTTGAGGGTTTCGAAACCCTGCACGATTGCTGGCCCTCGGTTTCCGTTTTTGGCGGCGCTCGGGTCCGCCGGGGCAACCCGATCTATGGCCAGGCCGTGGAGATTGGGAGGGCGCTTTCCCACGCGGGCTTTACCGTGATTACAGGCGGTGGCCCCGGTGTGATGGAAGCGGCCAACCGTGGTGCCCAGCAGGGTCCCCATGATTCGGTCGGATTGAACATCCGCTTGCCTTTTGAACAGAAACCGAACCCCTACACCGACAAGCTCGTCAACTTCAACTACTTCTTTGCGCGCAAGGTGATGTTCGTGAAATACGCTTGCGGGATCGTGGGCATGCCGGGGGGCTTCGGCACCATGGATGAGATATTCGAGGCCCTGACCCTCGTGCAGACGAAGAAGATTCAACGCATGCCGGTGGTGCTCTTCGGCAAGGACTACTGGAGCGGATTGATCAACTGGATGGAAGACCGCATGCTTGCAGATCGCATGATCGCCAAGAGCGACCTCAAGCTGTTCACGGTCACCGACGACTGCGAAGAGGTGATCAATGTCATGCTGCGACATCTAAA